In the Gemmatimonadota bacterium genome, GAGCGGGCGCGAATGAGAATTTTGGGCGTTGAAAGAATGGGCTTTGCGTATTCGCCGATTTCAGATTCGCAATTTTCTGGCGGTGGCGCCAGCAGGTGTAGAGGGTCAAACTGATCGCCGCGCCGAAGGCATGAAATCATTTCTTCTAATAGACCAGAGACGTGTTGAACTTTGTGTTGTGGTCCCTGAACGTTTAGCTGATCTCCGCGGGCGGTTAAACGCACGCCATAGCGGTCTTCAAGGGCGAGCAAATTTGCATCGTTGTGACCGTATAATGACAGGAGGTCAACACCGCGCAAAGATAGTCTATGGGAGAGCTCTCTGTTTTCCACCATTTGAGTATTTAAAAAAGAAAACTCTCATTCCCAAACAGACTACGGGAATGAGAGTTCTATTTTAGAGTTAGAGGTTGATAGATGAACCTTCCATTGGATTTATGAAAGATCCAAATTCTGGGATCGAAGAGGTTGAGGTCAGTTTGCTGGAATATCGAATACTTGAGCTGGAAAAATCATGCTCGGATCAAAGATCTGTGTTTTATTGGCCTGGTAGATCCGATTCCATTTGGTGACATCATTGTACACCTTGTCAGCAATGGACGAGAGGTTCTCGCCACTCATCACGAGGTGTTGGTTAATATCGACGCCAAAAGGAACGTTGAGAACCCACTTGGGATAAATCAGATCGGGATGTTTAATTTTATCCCGGTTTTCAACATAGATACGGGGCCAGAGATAGGGATCGCCGTAAATATCGTCTTTTTTCGCGATTTTCCAGAGATTATCACCTCTGACAACCGAATATTGCCGAATGCGTTTGCGAGGCATACGCGCTTTGACCTGCTCGAGTAATTGATCAATACTGGCCAGTTTTGCCTGTGCTGCTGGAAAACAGGCTCTTTTGTCTGCTTTAAGCTCTGATACGCGGGCTTCTATTTGATCAATTTCATCTCGAACTTCAAAAAGGGCATCTTCTGCCAGGCTGCGCAAGCCCATGAGGCGGCCTTCAATTCGGCCGAGTTCTTGTATGTATTCGTTGACCCCTGCTTCATTGGACTCAACGAGAGTATAGACTTGCTGTTTGATTTCACTAATCTGGGTATCCAGGCTCGAAATCTGGCTCGAAAGGTCATTAGATGCAGTTTGGCATTCAAGCAGAGCCTGTTTGAGTCCTGCAAGCCGTTGCTCCTGTTCTGTAAGTTTCATCCTGTATTCATCATAGGTCATTTCCATCTGGGCAATTCCCTTTTGAGGGAAAACCAAAAGGGCAACTGCACAACAAACGAAAAAGAACCCGAAACGCTTCAAACCTGTCATCCGACCAACTCCTTTCCACACACCAAAAGAAAATTACTGGCTCAAGACCTGTTGCACTGACTTAAGATATTTTGCCACTCGGCCAGAACCTGTTTTTTCTGTGCCAATTGGCGTTCCAACTCGGCCCGGTGTTGCTTACAGGCTGCGAGGTCGGCTTCAGCCGATTCTGCGGCTTTACGCGTTTCTTCGAGCATTTGGAGTTGCGATCTCGAGGCCATTGGCGTGCAACATCCAGATAACAGAACGAGTAATAGACCACAACCTGCCGCTTTTTTGAGTCTTTTCATAACCCGACTGCCTCCTCAGAAATATTGATGTAAGTATCTAAATTATCAAGGGGTTAAGGTGAGAGAAAAGAAACTGATAATACAACTTTTAGACAAAGTACTACATAAAATACAGAAAGTCAAGAAAAAGTTTTGAATGCGTTGTAGCCCTTTGTGATTACAATAATCGCAAACCGAGTTCGCGGAGTTGAGCGGGATCTACTATAGATGGTGCCCCATCCATGAGCGATGCCGCTGTATTGGTTTTCGGAAATGGAATGACATCGCGGATAAATGCTTTGCCAGCCATGAGGGCGATCAGACGGTCGTATCCAAACGCGATGCCGCCATGGGGAGGTGCGCCGTATCGAAAGGCATCGAGTAAGAAGCCGAATTTTTCCCGCGATTCGCTTTCGGATATCCCCAACATGTGGAATACGCGTTCCTGGATTCCTCTGTGGTGGATACGAATACTTCCGCCAGCGATTTCGTTCCCATTGAGAACGAGATCATAAGCTCTGGCGCGAACATCACCCGGGGCTGTTTCAAGATCATCGAGATCCGCTTCCATGGGGGAGGTGAAGGGATGGTGGCAGGCGACATAGCGTTTTTCAACGTCATCAAATTCGAGAAGGGGGAACTGCGTCACCCATAAAAAACTAAAGTCGCCGGTCTCCATAAGATCTTGTTGCCGCGCGAGTTCTAAGCGCAGATTTCCCAGTGCATTTGCAACAACTGCGGGTTGATCAGCGACGAATAAAAGCAGATCTCCCGTCTGTGCGTCGAGTAATTCTCTGAGCATTTGTTGGGCTTGATCGGGGAAGAACTTGACAATTGATGATTCGAGTCCCTGATCGGTCACTTTAATCCAGGCGAGTCCCTTAGCGCCGTGTTTTGCGGCAAAGGCTGTGAGGTCATCGATTTGTTTGCGCGAGTAGTTTGCACATCCTTTGGCATTAATGGCGCGAACTTGCCCCCCGGAATCAATTACGGATCTAAAGACCCGAAATTCAGAAGCGAGAGCAGCTTTTGCAATATCGACAATTTCGAGGCCAAATCGCGTATCCGGGCGATCGGTGCCAAAGCGGTCAATCGCCTCGCGATAGGTCATTTGTGGTATGGGTGAGGGGATATCAAATCCTATGATGTGCTCAAACAGGTACCGCGTAAGCCCTTCTGCGAGTTGCATGACATCGGCTTCTGTGACAAATGCCATTTCAATGTCAATTTGGGTAAACTCGGGCTGGCGGTCACCCCGCAGGTCTTCATCGCGGAAGCAGCGCACGATTTGAAAGTAGCGATCATAACCGGCGATCATGAGCAACTGTTTGTAGGTTTGAGGCGATTGGGGCAGGGCATAGAAGGAGCCTCTTTGAACGCGAGATGGAACGAGATAATCTCTTGCACCTTCGGGTGTGCTTTTCATGAGGAAGGGGGTTTCGATTTCGAGAAAGCCCTGGCTAATCAAATATTTGCGCGTTTCTTGTGCGGCGTTATGTCTCAGGAACAGGGCTTGTTGCATATCGGGGCGGCGCAGGTCGAGGTAGCGATAGCGCAGGCGCAGTTCTTCGTTGACGTCGATGTCGGGTTCTATGGCAAATGGCGGGGTGTCTGCTTCGTTGAGAAGGCGCAGGTCTGAACATTCGATGTCGATGGCACCGGTGGGCAATTTGGGATTTGTCATGCCTTCCGGGCGCGGCTCAACTCTGCCTTTTATCGCAAGGACAAATTCGTTGCGAATCTGTTCGGCAATAGCGTGTGTTTCTGATTCGAGATCGGGCCGAAAGACCACCTGGGTGATGCCGTGGCGGTCGCGCAAATCGACAAATATGACGCCTCCGTGATCGCGTCTTTTGCCGACCCAACCCATCAGGCAGACTTCTTCGCCCACATTTTCGATGCGCAATTCGCCGCAGTTGTGCGTGCGTTTCCAGTCGCCGAGCGACTCTGACATGGCAGTCTCCTACGCTTGGGTAATTCCGTTTTTAAGCGTTGTTTTTATCGCGCACAGGTCGTTTTGTGAAAAAATTTGTTGCGCGCGCGCTTTGAGATCTTTGAGTACGAGGGTGTTTGCAGATGCTTCATCTGGCCCAATCACCGCTGCAAAGGGAATATTTTGTCGATCTGCATATTTGAATTGTCTGTCGAGACGCTGTCCCGGAATGAGGTGGAGTTCTGTTGCGATACCCTCCTGGCGCAGTTTTTCGGCAAAAGAAGACGATTGGGAGAGCAGGTCTTCTGAGAATACCGTAACGAAGACGCGGGCGCCGGGCGTTTCGAGTTGGGGATAAATGTCTATTTCTTTTAGCAGTTCGGTGATGGCCATATCGCCGACTGCAAATCCCACGCCCGGTACCTGGCGTTTGCCGCCTACCTGGCGCGTGAGATTGTCGTAACGACCTCCTCCAAAGAGGGCGCGGCGCAACGAGGTTTTGGCCCATGCTTCAAATACCGTGCGCGTATAGTAGTCAAAACCGCGCACGATTTTGAGATCGAGTTTTACAAATTCCATGACATCATTTTTGTCGAGTTGCTCAAATATGCGTTGGAGCCAGGGGGAAAATGTCAGGTCTGCTGTTTGGAGGATTTCGTAGAGGGTATCGATTTGACCTGCACTGAGAGCCAGATCATCGGCGAGATAGGTGCGAAATTTTTCCTCGGGCATTTTGTCTATGCGGTCAATGGCTCCCAAAACAGGTCTGATGTTCTCGGGCGATAGGACCAGTTCTTTGGCGATTAAATTTTCGAGGCCCTGTCGGTCGTTGATTCTGATGGCGGCGTGCTGGGGACTGAGACCGAGGTGTTTGAATAGCGTGCAGGCTATGGTGATTATTTCGGCGTCGGACAGATAGCTATCGCTGCCGAGCGCGTCGATGTTCCACTGAAAAAAGGAACGACCGCGGCCGCGTTGGGGGCGCTCGTATCGGAAGAACCGCCCGTAGGATTGCCAGCGAATGGGGAAGGTGAGTTCGCCTTCTTTCTGGGCGACCATGCGCGCGAGCGTGGGGGTGAGTTCTGGGCGCATGACGAGTTGTTTGTCGTCCCGGTCAGATAGCGTGAATGTCTGCTGTGTGACGATTTCTTCGCTGCTTTTGCCCAGGTAGAGGGCCATGTATTCGAGGATTGTGCTTTCGTATTCCCGGTATCCGAAGAGATTGCCAACGCCGATAAATTTCTCGCAGAGCCACTTCTGGTAGGCCCAGTCTTCGGGATAAAAATCGCGGGTGCCTTTTACTCTGGGAATTAATTGTGGCATGGGTTTATATCCGTTGCAGATTATTTTAATTTATAAAAAAACAAAAATAAAGGTAAGAGGTGGTATTGTCAAGGTTTAAGAGGGAAAATTAGGGGATTGGTCTAAGCTGTAAAGGCGTTTTCGTAGTGGCGGATGGTAGGGCGCGATTGTATCAGGTCAACGGCAATGACGTCAAATCGCGGTGCCGCGTGGTCGGGGTGTTGTGTCAGGTAGGCTTTGGCGACTTTGACGATTTGTGCTTGCTTGGCGGGCGTTACCCGGACTTCTGGTTGCCCAAAATGCGGGGTGGTCGCGGTTTTGACTTCGACGAAGATCAGAACGTCGTTTTTTCCTGCAATAAGGTCGATTTCACCGCCCAGGGCGCGAAAGCCGCGCGCGCGAATGCTATATCCCTTTTGTTTTAGAAATTTTTCTGCCAATTGCTCGCCCTTTGGACCGGATTGTTGAAGGCGGGTACGTTGTTTGCGAAATAGCATGCGCAGGGCCTGTACCTCATCCTGTGGGATATGTTTGCTGGCACTGGCAATGGTTTTTCCTATGGCTTGAAGTTGGTCGAGGTTCATCGCTGAACGAATGCCTTTGGCAAAAATTTTGAAGTCTTCAGAGCGCCTGGCTTCAAAGACGCCCCGGAAAGATCGACGGTGGATCGGACAGGGGCCGTGTTTTTGTAAGGCAGCGAGGTGATCGGCGCTGCCATATCCTTTGTGGTCGGCAAAACCGTAAGCGGGGTAGTGCGCGTGGTAATCGATCATCAGGCGATCGCGCGTTACTTTGGCGATGACAGATGCGGCGGCGATAGAAAGAGATGTCCGATCACCGCCTATAACCGATTGTTCGGGAAATGGACTGCCCGGGAGGGCATTGCCATCGATGAGCACGCGGTCGGGCGAGATGCTGAGGGCGGCGAGTGCCTCGCACATGGCATGGTGGGTGGCGTTGCGGATGTTGTATTTGTCTATTTCTCCTGGGGACGCTTTGCCTGTGCCAATGGCGAGGGCTATATTGTGGATGGTTTCAAAAAGTTCTGCTCTGCGTTTTTCGGATAGTGCTTTGGAGTCGTTCAAGCCGGGGATGAGTGTATCTGGTGGCAGGATAACTGCGGCGGCGACAACCGGACCCGCGAGGGGGCCTCGCCCGGCTTCATCTACGCCTGCGATGTGCCGGATACCCCGTTCTCTGAGTTTTTTTTCTATGGTGAGCATTTGTTCGAGGCGCGCGTTTTCACGGGCTTGTGCTTTTTGCTTTTTTCTCACCTGTTCTGCGAGTGCGCGAACACCGGTGCGAGGGTCC is a window encoding:
- a CDS encoding LysM peptidoglycan-binding domain-containing protein, encoding MTGLKRFGFFFVCCAVALLVFPQKGIAQMEMTYDEYRMKLTEQEQRLAGLKQALLECQTASNDLSSQISSLDTQISEIKQQVYTLVESNEAGVNEYIQELGRIEGRLMGLRSLAEDALFEVRDEIDQIEARVSELKADKRACFPAAQAKLASIDQLLEQVKARMPRKRIRQYSVVRGDNLWKIAKKDDIYGDPYLWPRIYVENRDKIKHPDLIYPKWVLNVPFGVDINQHLVMSGENLSSIADKVYNDVTKWNRIYQANKTQIFDPSMIFPAQVFDIPAN
- the aspS gene encoding aspartate--tRNA ligase gives rise to the protein MSESLGDWKRTHNCGELRIENVGEEVCLMGWVGKRRDHGGVIFVDLRDRHGITQVVFRPDLESETHAIAEQIRNEFVLAIKGRVEPRPEGMTNPKLPTGAIDIECSDLRLLNEADTPPFAIEPDIDVNEELRLRYRYLDLRRPDMQQALFLRHNAAQETRKYLISQGFLEIETPFLMKSTPEGARDYLVPSRVQRGSFYALPQSPQTYKQLLMIAGYDRYFQIVRCFRDEDLRGDRQPEFTQIDIEMAFVTEADVMQLAEGLTRYLFEHIIGFDIPSPIPQMTYREAIDRFGTDRPDTRFGLEIVDIAKAALASEFRVFRSVIDSGGQVRAINAKGCANYSRKQIDDLTAFAAKHGAKGLAWIKVTDQGLESSIVKFFPDQAQQMLRELLDAQTGDLLLFVADQPAVVANALGNLRLELARQQDLMETGDFSFLWVTQFPLLEFDDVEKRYVACHHPFTSPMEADLDDLETAPGDVRARAYDLVLNGNEIAGGSIRIHHRGIQERVFHMLGISESESREKFGFLLDAFRYGAPPHGGIAFGYDRLIALMAGKAFIRDVIPFPKTNTAASLMDGAPSIVDPAQLRELGLRLL
- the hisS gene encoding histidine--tRNA ligase, with translation MPQLIPRVKGTRDFYPEDWAYQKWLCEKFIGVGNLFGYREYESTILEYMALYLGKSSEEIVTQQTFTLSDRDDKQLVMRPELTPTLARMVAQKEGELTFPIRWQSYGRFFRYERPQRGRGRSFFQWNIDALGSDSYLSDAEIITIACTLFKHLGLSPQHAAIRINDRQGLENLIAKELVLSPENIRPVLGAIDRIDKMPEEKFRTYLADDLALSAGQIDTLYEILQTADLTFSPWLQRIFEQLDKNDVMEFVKLDLKIVRGFDYYTRTVFEAWAKTSLRRALFGGGRYDNLTRQVGGKRQVPGVGFAVGDMAITELLKEIDIYPQLETPGARVFVTVFSEDLLSQSSSFAEKLRQEGIATELHLIPGQRLDRQFKYADRQNIPFAAVIGPDEASANTLVLKDLKARAQQIFSQNDLCAIKTTLKNGITQA
- a CDS encoding ribonuclease HII encodes the protein MTIAQIRAHIKSTNRPDEAYLRALEQDPRTGVRALAEQVRKKQKAQARENARLEQMLTIEKKLRERGIRHIAGVDEAGRGPLAGPVVAAAVILPPDTLIPGLNDSKALSEKRRAELFETIHNIALAIGTGKASPGEIDKYNIRNATHHAMCEALAALSISPDRVLIDGNALPGSPFPEQSVIGGDRTSLSIAAASVIAKVTRDRLMIDYHAHYPAYGFADHKGYGSADHLAALQKHGPCPIHRRSFRGVFEARRSEDFKIFAKGIRSAMNLDQLQAIGKTIASASKHIPQDEVQALRMLFRKQRTRLQQSGPKGEQLAEKFLKQKGYSIRARGFRALGGEIDLIAGKNDVLIFVEVKTATTPHFGQPEVRVTPAKQAQIVKVAKAYLTQHPDHAAPRFDVIAVDLIQSRPTIRHYENAFTA